A window from Hymenobacter volaticus encodes these proteins:
- a CDS encoding M3 family metallopeptidase, which produces MSNLTFSGGRRLTSALLAFSLAAYVNPTPTSAQTAPAVAAVRPDSNPLLASWAGPYGGFPAFDKVQVAHFKPALEAAMAENLKEIQAIASNAQAPTFENTIAALERAGHTLDQVQTVYGVWAGTMSSPEVQAVQREMAPRMAAFGDQITQNEPLFKRIEAVYNSPDKKKLTPEQQRLTFVYYNNFVRAGAKLDAKAKTRLSEINQQLAGLFTRFSQNVLADETDSVMVLKTPADLAGLPTSLRDDAANTATARKISAVGVITNTRSSIEPFLTYSDQRKLREKAWRMFYNRGDNGGAHDNNALITEILQLRAERAKLLGYATHAHLRLDNTMAKTPEKAMALMEEVWAPAVARVKEEVADMQALAKKEGANIKIEPWDYRYYSEKVRKARYDLDQNEVKQYLQLDKMREGMFWVAGELFNFTFSPVTDVPVYHPDVKVWEVKDKTSGKHVGLWYFDPYARPGKRSGAWMNAYRKQERMNGEVNTIVSNNSNFVKGKDGAPTLISWTDATTLFHEFGHALHGLSSNVTYPTLSGTSVVRDYVEFPSQVLENWLPTPQVLQRFAVHYQTGKPIPQALVDRIEKASTFNQGFETTEFLASALIDMKLHLAGDQKIDADKFERETLAQLGMPSEIVMRHRTPQFSHVFSSDGYSAGYYSYLWSVVLASDAYGAFTEAGGPYDKAVGQRLTKYIFSVGNTVDPADAYRSFRGRDPKIDALMRERGFPLKGAKASPPATKKPATKKS; this is translated from the coding sequence ATGTCCAACCTTACTTTTTCTGGTGGGCGGCGGCTTACTTCTGCCCTGCTTGCCTTTAGTTTAGCTGCCTACGTGAACCCAACTCCTACTAGTGCCCAGACGGCGCCGGCAGTGGCTGCCGTCCGCCCCGACTCCAACCCCCTACTAGCGTCTTGGGCGGGCCCCTACGGGGGGTTTCCGGCTTTCGACAAAGTGCAGGTAGCCCACTTCAAACCGGCGTTGGAAGCAGCTATGGCCGAAAACTTGAAGGAGATTCAAGCTATTGCCAGCAACGCACAAGCCCCAACGTTCGAGAACACCATTGCCGCGCTAGAACGGGCCGGCCACACGCTCGATCAGGTCCAGACGGTGTATGGCGTGTGGGCGGGCACCATGAGCAGCCCCGAAGTGCAGGCGGTACAGCGCGAAATGGCGCCCCGCATGGCGGCCTTCGGCGACCAAATCACGCAGAACGAACCGCTGTTCAAGCGCATTGAGGCCGTTTACAACTCGCCCGACAAAAAGAAGTTGACGCCCGAGCAGCAGCGCCTCACGTTTGTGTACTACAACAACTTCGTGCGGGCTGGGGCTAAGCTAGATGCCAAAGCCAAAACGCGCCTCTCGGAAATCAACCAGCAGCTGGCGGGGCTGTTCACGCGCTTCAGCCAAAACGTGCTGGCCGACGAAACGGACTCCGTGATGGTGCTGAAAACGCCGGCCGACTTGGCCGGCCTGCCTACTTCGTTGCGCGATGATGCGGCCAATACGGCCACCGCGCGCAAGATTTCGGCGGTGGGTGTTATCACCAACACCCGCTCGTCCATCGAGCCGTTCTTGACCTACTCCGATCAGCGCAAGCTGCGCGAGAAGGCGTGGCGCATGTTCTACAACCGCGGCGACAACGGCGGCGCGCACGACAACAACGCCCTCATTACCGAGATTCTGCAGTTGCGAGCGGAGCGGGCCAAGCTGCTCGGCTACGCCACCCACGCCCACCTGCGCCTCGACAACACCATGGCCAAGACGCCGGAAAAAGCCATGGCCCTGATGGAAGAAGTGTGGGCGCCGGCCGTGGCCCGCGTGAAAGAAGAAGTGGCCGACATGCAGGCGCTAGCCAAAAAGGAAGGTGCCAACATCAAAATCGAGCCCTGGGACTACCGCTACTACTCCGAGAAGGTGCGCAAAGCCCGCTACGACCTCGACCAGAACGAGGTGAAGCAATATTTGCAGCTCGATAAAATGCGCGAAGGCATGTTTTGGGTGGCTGGCGAACTGTTCAACTTCACCTTCAGCCCCGTCACCGACGTGCCCGTGTATCATCCCGACGTGAAAGTGTGGGAGGTGAAAGACAAAACCTCGGGCAAGCACGTGGGCTTGTGGTACTTCGATCCCTACGCTCGGCCCGGCAAACGATCCGGCGCCTGGATGAACGCCTACCGTAAGCAGGAGCGCATGAACGGCGAGGTAAACACCATCGTGTCCAACAACTCCAACTTCGTGAAGGGCAAGGACGGTGCGCCCACCCTCATTTCCTGGACCGACGCCACCACGTTGTTCCACGAGTTCGGCCACGCCTTGCACGGCCTCTCGTCCAACGTAACCTACCCGACCCTGTCGGGCACAAGCGTAGTGCGCGACTACGTGGAATTCCCGTCGCAGGTGCTGGAAAACTGGCTGCCTACGCCGCAGGTGCTTCAGCGCTTCGCCGTGCATTACCAGACCGGCAAGCCCATTCCGCAGGCCTTGGTTGATAGGATTGAAAAGGCCTCGACCTTCAACCAGGGCTTCGAAACCACCGAGTTTTTGGCCAGCGCCCTCATCGATATGAAGCTGCACTTGGCCGGCGACCAGAAGATTGATGCCGATAAGTTCGAGCGCGAAACGCTGGCGCAGTTGGGTATGCCGAGCGAGATTGTGATGCGCCACCGCACGCCGCAGTTCTCGCACGTATTTTCCTCGGATGGGTACTCGGCCGGTTACTACAGCTACCTCTGGTCGGTGGTACTAGCCTCTGATGCATACGGCGCCTTCACAGAAGCCGGTGGCCCCTACGACAAAGCCGTGGGCCAGCGCCTGACCAAGTACATCTTCTCGGTCGGTAACACTGTGGACCCTGCCGATGCCTACCGCTCCTTCCGCGGCCGCGACCCGAAAATTGATGCCTTGATGCGAGAGCGTGGCTTCCCATTGAAAGGCGCAAAAGCCAGCCCACCGGCAACCAAAAAACCAGCTACTAAGAAGAGCTAG